The DNA segment GACGGATAGTGACACGTTGACGTGCACTGGCTCCTGCAGGCAGGCAAAGTGCGCAAACATGTATCGGAGCAAGAAAAGGCTGAGGAGGGTCTGGGGCCCAACATCAAGTCCATTGTCACcatgctgatgttgatgctgctgatgatgtttGCCGTCCACTGCACCTGGGTCACCAGCAACGCCTACTCCAGCCCCAGCGTCGTCCTGGCCTCGTACAATCACGACGGGTGAGAATAGCGAACGTTCTGATCCCTCTGAATGTAAAGATAAAGCATTACATTGCTGTTTATTTAGTGGTGTTCCTCAGGGCTCTATTCCAGGTCCTTGGCTGCTCGTAGCATATGCTGCCTCCGTTAAAAGTTAAACATTTCACTGTTTGTTCCGGAAACGTTTATCTTTCTCCAACCTCTCGTGGCTCAGCAGACTAGCTGCACACTACAGCGATTATCTCAGTGGTTCATCTTCGTCTCCTCCCTCTCGGAGTAAATTGTACCTGATTCGTATCAGGTTTTTTGAGAAGACTGAGAGTAGCTGCTTCACTTCTGTTTTCACTTCCTTAAACACTCCAGCCAGGTAGATGTCGACTACCTCCTCGAAAAACAAGGCAATAATAGTATGTTTTTCCCACACTGGAAACTGCGCTGCAGCCTCCACACGTTGGCTGTCGAAGGACTGAGAAGCAGCCACATTATTTTCAAGATCAAACAGTTGCGCTCGTTGCCACATCCCTCATTCTTCTCAGTCAGGCTCCAACAGTTTCGCAGCTTTGGCTAGTTTCAGTTATCTTTTCAGAACAATGATGAAGGTTTTACCTGATGAATCTGAGCCTAAACCCACACGCCTGACGTAGCTTCTGTCCCCTCCCAGATCCCGTAACATCCTGGATGACTTCAGGGAGGCTTACTATTGGCTGAGGCAAAACACGGATGAGCACGCCAGAGTGATGTCGTGGTGGGACTACGGATACCAGATAGCAGGCATGGCCAACAGAACCACGCTGGTCGACAACAACACGTGGAACAACAGTCACATCGCTTTGGTGAGCAGGATCCACCCAGGCTGTCTGTGAAATTAGTAGCTTTGAGTTGTGCGCCACCAAGTGGACAGAGTGGAATATCGCAACATAATGAACATCTTTGGAATTGAACCTTATTCCGTGATTCTCAGAAATAGATTAAAAATGTTTCTACTTGTGCATTCCCACAGGTGGGTAAAGCCATGTCGTCCAACGAGACGGCGGCCTACGAGATCATGAAGTCGCTGGATGTGGATTACGTCCTGATCATTTTCGGAGGGGTGATCGGCTACTCGGGTGACGACATAAACAAGTTCCTGTGGATGGTGCGCATCGCGGAGGGGGAGCACCCCAGGGACATCAGGGTGAGGAGGAGCTAATGGAAGCGGAACTGGCCGTGCTGGTGAAATATTGACTGGACAGATGCGAAGTGGAAATATATGAAACCGAGAGTGAAAGTTGTGTCCCTGAATGATTTTATGAATTTAAATTGCGGATCAAAGCACCAAAGCTCACTCATTCCTCCGCTTCCATCTTCGCAGGAAAGTGATTACTTCACCCCGCAGGGAGAGTTCCGAGTGGATAAAGCCGGTTCCCCCACGCTGCTCAACTGCCTGATGTACAAAATGTCCTACTACCGCTTTGGAGAAATGCAGGTATGTTGttggggaagggggtggggggttgagaTTTTAGAAACTTCATGGTGTCTCATCCCCTTCAGCTGGACTTCAGGACCCCGCCGGGCTTCGATCGGACGCGCAATGCTGAGATCGGCAACAAAGACATAAAGCTGAAGCACCTGGAGGAGGCGTTCACGTCGGAGCACTGGCTGGTGAGGATTTACAAGGTCAAAAAGCTGGAGAACAGAGACCGCGTGGAGAACAAACTCCGGGGAACTGACAGCACCAAGCAAAAGTACACGTCCAAAAAGGTGAGCCGGCGCCTCAGACCCGCTATAATGCTGCTCCTTTTGTAGCATGCCAGCACATACGTGTAGCTCACTGATGACGTTTTCAACAACAGACACCTGCTTCCGTTTCTCCTCAGACTGCCAAAAGGAAGCGTGGATACGTCAAAAACAAGCTTTCCATCAAGAAGGGCAAGAAACTGACCAAGAAGTCTTTATAGAGTGCAGACGGCCAACAGGCCGAGAGAGGCGAGGACGAGAGAGGCGGAACGAACTTTAAACCACACAAAACTTTCAAGAAAAACGAGCAGCAAACGCATAACCACCAAATGGCACGAGGCTCCACCCACCACCATCagaaagggggaggagcctcagctgaaggagagagggagacgtcCTCGCCACTCTGGCTTCTGAGGAAGCGTGACCTATGacctgcttttctttttgtaCTTGAAGGTAGAGAGAGAGTTTGCGCTTAATGCAGGAAATTGCTCGTTTATTCATCCCTTCAATATCACCGTAATGGTTAAGAATACCAGCTTCTTTAGTCTTTACAGGCAGTCAGCAGCTCCCAGATCCTTTCTGCGGGTGTCTGTGCTTTTCCCCaaaccatttttctttctttagaaTTTGCTGATCAAAGTGGGAAGTTTGTCAGGAGGACGAAAGGAACTCGCATATCATCTCAAAATTTCACTGTAGAAGAGCCTGAAAGAAAATATTCTTCTTTATTACAACTTGGATCTTTGCATCATACTATTTGTAGATTAAAGTAACTCAGACACATCAAGAGTGTTGAATTGCtggcagaatttttttttttttccatagaaaaaatatatttgataAAAGCTTTCGCTAAGGTGCATCTACAGCAgtcggccaccagagggcaaaCAGATCCCTTAATGTCCACTTTTACGTATTTTTTAGCGTGGTTTTTCTCTACTTTAATGCAAATATTACATTTCAGTACCTTTAATATGATGACCGTGATTGGTAAATTAATCAACTGTCCAAGGggaatttaattattttattacaaaTTAAGTTCTAAGTATAATTTGAATGCGGTATTTTAAGAATTTAAGTTAGAAACGCCGTCAATGCCCTTAAAAGCGTTAAATGATAAAGGTAAAGCTAAAAATAATTCCGAAAAAGTCCAAGTTGTAATGAACTTGAATACAACTTTGATCGCTTTACGCGGAATGGGCTCGAGGTGCAGTCACGTGTCACTACGTGCCACGAGATGAGAAGACGAGCGCGTTAGGCCGCGTGTGCAAGATGACCGTCGGCTGTCACCTGTCGCGCCCACGCCGCACGCGCCCACCCCGCCCACGCGGAAGCAGGCGGACCCGCCCCCGTTACCGACGGTTCCGATGATCTGAACGCCCTCTTCCGATTCTGTAGTGAGATTATCTCGATTCAATCTCATCTGGTTTAATCATCACCTCAAACGCACCCATCCTGCGCGTCTCGAGTCGGTTGTGagtttttggtttattttgatgTTAACACGGGCCTTAATGGAGTCTATGAATAAAACCCAGTTTCCTGAGCTCGACGGAGTCGGGTGTATTTATTAGCGGGTGATGGAGTCTGCATTGACCCGAAGGGGAAGCGTCCCGTCGCGAAATGCAAAGCtttgattttactttttttCTAAATCGATTCTTCCATCAATTGTAATGATTTGGATGTGGGCGTGAGAATGAAACATGCCTTTTTGAATAAAGAGGTTGAGATAAATCTCGTATCTGTAGAGTGGTTGTTTTAACTTCTACTTCTGTCACATCCAATGGCTGCATCAGAAAGACATTTGAAATAAATCGCCTTCTCCACTTTGCAAACGTTTCTTTGTTGCAAATGTTTGTCACCGTTAACATTACACAAGAAATACAGTCCACACTCTACAAGTACATTTACATGAATGCATCGTTACAGACACTTGCAGCTCCCTTTCTAAAGCTAATGTACATTTACACACTCAACACGTGACTGAACAAAAATTTCAACAATTATTTATCTGACGAAAAAGAAGCttgaatatttaaaacaacGATGGTTTAAGAGGAAGATAGCCATTCGTGTAAATTCAGCCAAtagccactaggtggcagcgcTGTTTACACAATAGACAGAACCCCCAGAACCATATTTGGTTCGTTTTAGGCATATTGAAGTATTTTCTTCCCCCAGATTTGATAGTTGTGTCCTTATTTGAGGAAGCTGCACTTTGTAAATTTAGAAAATGTGAGCTTAAATATTGCTTTCTGCAATTTGTTGCCCTTCTGTCTGAGACAGTCTCGGTTTGAACAGGGTCATCtagtcttcgtcctcctcctcatctcctccaaaAGACAAAAGGCTGTTGTTTTTTATCTTCTTTCCagacttttccttctcctcctccttgttcTCACcgtcatttttcttctttttgctgGAGCTGGCTGTGATTCCCTGGAATTTCTCTGAGGAGGAGCGCTTTTCCGGTTTCTTGAACAGGATTTTACCATCTGCAGGAGGCTCTCGACCTGTGCACGAAAACAGGGTATAACACACAAAATGAATTCTAAAAATTATCAGAACCGGCGGCCCAACCTGAAGTCCCCCCACCTTTCTTTGTCCCGGTGACAGGATTTTCTTCGTCTTTGATTTCTTTCACCTCATCCGCGGTCAGATCGCCGCTCTTTAAGATCACAACTTGCGGTAACTCGTCCTCTCGATCACTGGCGCTGTCGTCGTCCGGAGTGGGCATCTGCTGACGCTGGAGTAGTCATTGACAACCATCAGACAGGTAAATATGTTAGGAAGTAACTGTCCAGGTTAATTCCACCACGATTCGGTGCACAATACATAAATACGGAAAAAGCCGGTGTGACATAACGTGTTTTACAAGATGTACAAATAATCATCAATGAAGGCTGCGTTGATGATTAGCTGTTAGCTAAAGTTAGCTAAACCATTACCTTCGTGTCAACTGTCGGTCCTTCTTTGTAACCAACgtcatttttaaatttctttaaaaaagacgGTTCTGTTGGTTTCACCCACGACACACCACTGGCCTTGCTTCTGTTCATTGCAACACACACGACACCGAAAACAACGTGATCTTAAGCCAAGTATTTGTTTAGGACTCCATTATTTCGCACACATCTACGTCATCAACACGCGCCGAAGGGAGTCACGTGTGGCCGCGCTTGGTTGTGATTGGTGGATGGGAAAACAAGTAAAAGTTAAGTTGACGAATTAAAAGCAGTAGAGTGTGATGGCAAAATAAAATTAGGGATTTTTCGAAGTTGAATATGTTTTCACGCGCGTTAAGGTAAGTAAAATGTATCTAGACACGATATATTCAATTCAGGAAGTTGCGGTTATGACTTGAATATGGCGTTTGAAATTAGATTTTCTTGGCTgttgcacttttattttgaatttattCACGATACAAAACTGCCTTTTCTAACTTGATGCCTGTGTCATATAAACAGTTCCGTCCTTGAGTTGTATGTCCTGTTCAGACATGGTTTCGGGCACTTTTTACGCATTATTGGCCGGTTTTTGGGGCGCTGCAGCCTCTTTGTGTGCCAAACTGACACTCGGGACGCACTACCTGAAAGACATGTGCCAGTCAGGACTGACCGGCTGGTCCACCGATGGAAGTGCAGCGTGTGACTGGGTGAGTCTCACATCACATCAACAGAACGGTTGAATTGTTCAGGTGTAACACCAGGTACAACAAGTCGGTTAAACAGTCTTCCTCCGAGAGTCTGTGATGGTGCTGTGACCGGCGTAATATGGTCATTTACCTGGAGTTAGTGAGGACTTAAACCGTAACGTATGTAACGTTTACACCGTAACAATAATCTGACCGACTGAAATTGAAAGAGTGAACAAGTTCCTCCGTGTTCTTCAGATAGAAAACACTCCTTTCATGCAACCTTCTTTCGTTGGTCATTGGCAAAAAGTTAACATAATTGATTTGATGAATATACTTCGTGGAGAGCAAGTAAGAGAATGTAGTCATGTGACATCGACAGATCATGTGTCACTCTCATAAGTATGGTAAGATATGTTATCTGAGTTAGGGGCAGCATGTTGACATTAGGTAGAAGAGAGCCAAGAATGGACACCTAAGAAACCCCATGTACAATGATGTGACATGGTCTCCATGGGTAAATCGGAGGACCTCCAGAGCCGCCTCATCTCCAGCCTGGCCTTGGATACATCTGATGTCCTCTCCATCCAGCTTCCCTGCGTgaagttctttttaaaaatcaccttACACTGATTTACATGTGTGTTCTGATGTTTTAATATCATGAAGCACATCTGACACCTAAATCTGCGTATTAATCCCGATGTCAGTGACCTCCACAATTCCATGGGTGTCAAGGTAAAAATGGTCTTGTCTCTTTGAATGTAACTGCTGGTCTATATTACCACTTACATTTAGATGGTAAAGATTTTATAGATATGTAAACTATTATTTGTATGCTGTGAACTATGGCCAACTATTGTTGAGTTTATTTAATATGGTTTTGTTAGAAATAGGTAATGACATGTATGACTTCTGATATGAATGATTTTTGGTTCCTGGGGGAGTGTTCCCTCCAGActggattttggggagggaaCACGGGGGAAATGATGGAGAGAAACTCGTGGAGTCGCCTTGTAAGTTGCCTCGCTGgttaagaaataaaagaagttATTTGCCATTGTAACCTGTCTTCCTTTGTACCCACGAGCCCGACGGAAAAGAACGGACATAAATTCAGGTTACAGACTGGTGGCACTGGTGTTTTGTCTTTCCTCATCGCGTTCAGTCTTTGGCAACTTCTGCAACCAGGTAAAAGGCaacgagcagctgctgctgtgtggcgCGGATTTGGTCGAGCTAGCTTGCTAGTGTTGGACTGTGAGTTTGCTCGattttgtcagattttttttttttcctggactTCAAAATGTCGGAGGACGAAGATACCTGGGGCTCTGAGGTCGCTGATGGCTGTGGTCCCAGCTCTAGTACTGGCCCTAATGCTACCGCAGCGCAGGGCACTGACCAGGAACGTAACGTCAGAAGGATCGTTCACTACAAGGTCGAGTTGCCGCCGTGTTTCCACGGTGATGGCAACGATAAGGACAGTTTCTCCCTTTGGAAGGCACGACTCGAAGTCGCTGTGAAAGCATGCTCTGATAACCTGCAACAGGATCTCGCCACCATTCTACCCACTCGGCTGAGTGGGGATGCGTTGGTGTATTGGCTGTCCTtggaagaggcagagaagaaggatTATGACACAAGTATTATGAAGCTGAATGAAGTTTTTGGGAGGAAActatttttgttgcattttcaaaCGTTTGTTAATGCCAGACAACGGTTGATCAAAGAGCCCTTGGAAGTGTATGCTGCTGAAGTCACGAGGCTAGTGCTTGAAGCTTTCCCAAATTATGGGGCGCCAGCCATCGCAATGGAGCGGTTCAGGAGGTTTGTTGCTGGCCTAGATCTCACTCTTCAGGCAAAGTGTCACGAGCATGGAGCCACTACGCTGGAGGAAGCGTTGGCCATTGCCGGCAAGTGGGAGAGGGCTCAGGAGGCTTTGAAACTTTCAGCCCCTGCTGGCCCTCAGTCACCGACTGTTAAAAATTCCTACCCATTGCCACGTCCAGCAGATGCGTTGGACAGTTTGTCGGGGTCGTGTTGGTTTAGTACCATGGACCTGTCTAGTGGCTATTGGCAGGTGGCTCTGGacccacaggacagagagaaaacCGCTTTTACCACTGGGAGTGCCCTTTACCAATTCAAAGTTATGCAAAGTTATCACAAATGCACCCCCAACTTTCCAGAGATTGATGGAATTGGTACTTCGTGGTCTTCACTGGAAAGCGTGTTTAATTTATTTGAACGACGTACTGGTGTTTAGCTGCACCTTTTCGGACCACCTGAACAGCCTTGAGGAGGTCTTTAGGCGGTTCAAATCTGCGGGCCTTAAGCTGAAATCCAGCAAGTGTCATTTTGCTTGCAGCCAGGTGACCTTCCTAGGACATGTCGTTTCTAGCCAGGGCCTTCAACCTGATACCAAAAACCTTGAAAAGGTTCGTGACTGGCCAACACCCAGAACCAGTACGGAGTTGAGAGCTTTTGTCGGGCTGTGTTCTTATTACCGTCGCTTTGTGAGAAACCTTTCCATCCTAGCATCACCCTTGAATGCTCTCACTCAGAAGGGGGCCCTGTTTAGCTGGACATCTGACTGTGATGAGGCTTTCCGGTcgttaaaacacacactcacgaATCCGCCAATCGTAGCTCATCCCAACTTTTCTCTGCCATCCCAACTTTTCTCTTTATACAGATGCGTCTC comes from the Takifugu rubripes chromosome 7, fTakRub1.2, whole genome shotgun sequence genome and includes:
- the kiaa1143 gene encoding uncharacterized protein KIAA1143 homolog: MNRSKASGVSWVKPTEPSFLKKFKNDVGYKEGPTVDTKRQQMPTPDDDSASDREDELPQVVILKSGDLTADEVKEIKDEENPVTGTKKGREPPADGKILFKKPEKRSSSEKFQGITASSSKKKKNDGENKEEEKEKSGKKIKNNSLLSFGGDEEEDED